TGAAAAGTCTGGTCAGTGTGGGGAGAAGAAGCTCAATGTAAAGAGTCCTGACCTGTGCTGTTCTTGGCACTGGCCTGGTTTTATGTAATCCATAATATTCACTTATATAAAAAGTGCAATTTGCTGCCACCCATTTAAGGTGGCCAGTTTTTATACAACAGCTGATTTTCTTACCTTCCATGTTACCGCCCATAATGTACAGATCCTTGAGTTTCTGAGGGAGGGAGGGATCTAATCTAACAGCCAAAGCCAAGTTAGCGAGTGGACCAAGAGCTATGAGCGATACCTGTGTATGAGTAAACAAACAGGGCTGTGCAAGTGCATATTACTGTCAAATACAATATGGCAGCACAAAATTCAGTGGGGAAACATACTTTCTAACCCAGTGGTTCTCAGTTTTTCCAAGGGCCCCCTGTTGTCAAATATTTGAATGCCCTCCCAGATATTTCTGACACTTCAGCAGCAATAACAGAGctgctcatttaaaaaataactattttcattTACAGAAACTAGGAGAATACACTAAATTAACAAATgatattcattaaaaatattgcaCTGCATGATTCCAGAAGTTTCAATAACTAAATATTCTTCATGGTTTATAGTAAATGGTTTACATGGTTTGCACTCCTAGTTTGTAATTACGGGGATTttcatttattgttataatttaagAACTCTAATTCCTAAATAATTGTGATTAAGtaaattcattaataataaaatgatttttttaaagcttatttCTAAGAGTTTACTAGGATGTCTTTGTAATTTTATTCTAAacgcttaaaagaaaaaaaaaacttgagtcTAGTGCATCCAATTTTTTCTCAATTGAATTTTCTTTTTATCAATATTGCAGAAATAAACAGGCTTATTAAATAGTTTATTGCTTACCTCTCCCTGGTTTTCATTCACCAGTCTTATCATAGCATGAACAGCATGCTCTTTCTGTATCTGCCCTTTCCAAACCTCAGAGTTCTCCAGAACATCTCCAAGTCCATCTGTGCCAAAGTGATCTTTAAATCCTGTCACCGGTCCAATTAGAGGACCAGCAGACCCTTTAAAAACTGGAATCTGAGATCAGACAATGCAATACTGGATGGATTCTGGAAACATGGGTAAGGACACGAAACCATATACAAGAAGGAATACAGGTTAGGATGTTAACAATGGAGATTAGTAACTAGTTCATTTGGAACAAGCTCAGTATGGTTGCACCATTTGTTCTTAAGGTGAGACAAAGCAAGTAATGTATAATCAAGATAACATTGTTTGACGTGATAAAGGTTAAAGATTTGGATGATGTGGATAAAAACAGCTGCCaaaatcaatatatttatatattatgttagagagagagaggtgtgatatattttaaagtggggaaaatatatatattttattttaatatattttattttatatataaatatatacacatacatatacgcACGCACACAAACTAGGGCTAAATcttaaactacaaaataaatagcctattgtAAAAGCATACTGTGTCAATAAATAGTTTTAGCATAGAATCATGCTTCAGTTTTTAGCCATATTACATAAACTCACTTAACTGTTGCTCCCCTACCTTTAACACCTGCTTCCGTTCAGTTCATTGACAGGGAGCTCAGTCCTCTCCACTTTTTTAAGACAACCACGCTCTACTTCCTCTGAGAAGATTTCAACAAAGAAGGTGGACCTATCATTAAgactatttatatttacataactgccataacattaaatgttttatacagaaattcttaatatatatatatatatatatatatatatattctgtgatTTACTGTTATACAGACCGTTTAAATCCGATGTAAGAAACATTTCCATTATTTTTTATGTCGCACAACACCCCTGTGTTTGAGATTGGTAGAGCCCGTTGAAACACAGATGGGTGATCCAACAGAGAGGTCGCGCAGCGCagtattattcatttattcctGCAGCATTGGCAAGGTATGTGTAACTAGATTTAgtctttttgcattattttatttatgactaagtaaatattaataaatatttgggCCACGAATTAACGACGTTTCATGTTCTTTAGAAGAGGCTATTGATGGCTACACTGATGCTCCTTAGCTATCATTCATATGTCCGGATTATTTATATAGTGTCTTATATGGTGGTTTAAACTTTACTCTTAAACTATTGcggatatattatttataatgtagtcctgaaatgtgttgttgtCTTGCCTACCGACTGCCATCGATTAAGAATGACTTACACAATGGTAACAGTGTCAAGATGAAGATGATGTACAGTAGGCGGAATTCAACCATGTGGTACGATGCTTTGATCTGTTTAAACGATCAAACATAGCTGCTGAAAGCTGCTGTAAATGTCATCTGTGACTGACCCACCATTTTCATCCAATATTTCATCTATAGCATTCTCTGGCCTAGTTTAGGACTATATAATCATACATAACCACTGTGATGGAGTCAACAGTCACACCACACTTTAGTTCACAAAAATCCACCATACTTTTATTTTTgcaggtgtttgtttttgtttacatgaatgATTGTAGTTATGTCAGAAATTAGATCCATGAAAAAGGCAGAAATTAAAAACAATCTTAAAATATTATTCAGGGATCTCAGATTGCAGGAATCAGAATTGTCATCTTGTGACAAGACAACCATGAATCAGAGTTTGTCAAGAATAAGTGTACCAAATTGTGTATTTTTTGCACTTTGTGTAACCCCTAAGATAATTACtgatgtatatatttcagaaattcATTCAAATATGTTTGATTACAAACAAATAGGTAAATAGTGTTCAATCACATGTATTCAGGTTTGTAAAGTATTGTATAAAAATTTAGGGTCTGTATATCTATTACTATTTctgaacaaggatgcattaaattgaaattaaaatgtatttatttaacaaaaatgtattttatttgatttgttgtatgtattgtaatatatgtttgtatatatatcaGGAGATATTAATCCTACTGTCAGGCTGTTATTGAAAATAGGAACTTGTTCTTAATCAATttgcctggttaaataaaggtttaataaaataaaatagaaaaaaatataagtgatagtaaagacttctaatttctatttaaaataaatgctgttattttgaactttttatctatcaaaaactcttgaatataaaacagtttccacaaaaaaaaagaaaaattatgattgattttattatttattaagtttatattttatacatttctacTCATGATATACAGTTTCTTagtatctgtctttctgtcttgttTGTAGTCAGTGGATGATATTCTTTGTTGAGCTCTCTTCTTGGACTAAGCCACTGCGGTTGGAGTACATCTGTAGGTTATTCTCTTAACCATCATCCCAGTTCTCCGTTCAATGCCTAACACTGCGGAAAGTGAAGGCGCCAAGGTATCTGCTAGGACTGGTCAGGAGGCCCCATCACGGGCCCCGGCCAGAGAGGATGAGCGTGAGCGCAGCTTCCTGAGTCCGATGACGCCTGATGCGCTGCGGGTACGACGGGCCTCCAGCGCAGAGCTCCAGCTTCCATGGACCTGCCCTGTAACACACTCCCGAGAGAAGTTCTACACCGTCTGCTCGGACTATGCACTGCTCAACCGAGCCCGACCCATTATCACATCTGAAGATGGGCCACCGACCAATCCAGACACCACAGCTGCAACCCCTTCCCAGAGTCATTCGGGGGGAATAAGTATGTCTTTAGATGGGAACTGTGATATGGAGGTTGTGTCATCCAGCAACAAGCCTGTGCTGGCCTGGGAGATTGACACCTCTGATTTTGACGTGGTTCTAACACGGAAAGCCAGAACAAGTATGTCTTTCTAAAAAGGAAATATCCATCTCTTAtatatagtgatatatatatagtatattatcatatagtgttcctgtagctcatttGGTagagagcactgcgctatcaagcgcaatgttgggggttcgattccttgggaacacatgatagggaaaaattgatagcctgaatgcactgtaattcgctttggataaaagcgtctgctaaatgcataaatttaatttaaatttaatttaaatttaatttatatatatatatatatatatatatatatatatatatatatatatatatatatatatatatatatataatatataatatattgtttttaatttatttatttgtttgttttttgtttttataatgtcACACTTCCTAGCTTTTTCACACAATATCAATGGGTTTTAATACCTGAAAATGTAGATGTTTATATATTTCAGGATGGGCTCATCTTGTTTGAGGGTCTTTACCACAAACTTTTACCACATATCACCTTCAAACAATATTTTTTGAGGCTTATGAACCattgttataaaacaaaaaacaaaaaaaaacaaatttatatatatatatacaaatacacatatacagtcaaaccaaaagttattcagacaccaggtataatttatttatttatttattttttttttactagtgcatgcatttatgttaatgatgatagcaaaataaagtaaactgtgacatacccaaaaattcttcatggagtggactaccagtaaaattgataaaagttatttcagacactttgacctgacaaTACTTTGCTTAagtgttatctgacattatcaagacgaaATTGTCCTGacagttcttgtcatattttattaccattgtcTAAACTATAGCGAATAAGCTATGATAAtgtgtgaaatgttgaaggtgtctgaatacatttatgtttgactgtatatatatcagaaatatatatatcagggtcattttaaatctataagctgctgagcaaaaatatgccaggAAAATGAGCTCATACCGACCATCTGCTGTGGTTTATGTAACTCCAGCGATGGCCTCACTGACACAAGTGACTCTTTCACATGGTCTTCACCTCATGGTTAACAGAAAACGTTTTCATTCATAATTAATCCCAGATTCATAGAGAGAATGTATTCGAATTTTACAATCACTCATTACTTGATCAAAAGAAGTCTAGAGATGTTTAAATGACAAGAGACAAAGAGCACAGGGCAGATTCAAAATGATAATTATGCTCTCTTCATATGTTTAATAAAGCTTAACTTTGAGCTTCTCTTTATCCAAACTTCAGCTAAGCCTTTCTTCATTGCATTTTAAGAACCTAGTTGATCATAGTAGATATGTCAGTGTAAATTTGAACCAGCTTGAGTCTAATATATTACTTAAAATGTTCTTAAAGGATGAAGTCTGTGTTGTTTCTCAGGTAATTTAAAGAAATTCAACTCTAAGAAAATGAAATCGTCTGACAGGCCGAGCAGAAACCTGCAAGATCTCCCGCCACAAGCTTCTCTGGAGGAGATCAAACAGAGAAAAGTCTTGGACCTCCGCAGATGGTAATCCACTCATTGGAAAGTGAAATGAGACTCAAAGAGAGCAAGTTAAAAAAAAGTTGGCATTGACAGCTGTTCCTTCTGACATTCTAGGTACTGCATCAGCCGTCCCCAATATAAAACATCATGTGGAATCTCCTCACTTGTCTCTTGTTGGAACTTTCTCTACAGTACTTTAGGTGCAGGCAGGTCTGTGTGTTCTTTGCTGAAATGAATGAACACATTTTTAATTTGATGGCAATATTCCAGATTGAGAATTAAAGAATTCTCTAATAGGGCTCTGCTGGTTTAATGCATGTGACTTGCCAAAACTGTTCAGAAATGTACAAATGAATGGGTATTTTTAGGAGCAAAAACAGCacatttatttgatgtattttaaGATTTCAAACCTGGTCTGGTAGAAATTGCAAAGAGTAAATTTAGGCTTTGTTGATTTTTCAGTCTCCCACCTATGTCTCAAGAAGAAGCGCTGCACATACTTGGTTTCCAGCCTCCATTTGAAGATATTAAGTTTGGACCATTCACCGGCAATGCCACTTTGATTCGGTAAGATTACTGTATTTATTGCTCTTTAACAGTTTGGGTTAAAATTCATTAATACATTAACGTTAAAAGGTTTGGGGTCTTGAAAGATGTCACCTGTGCTCacaaaatttgcatttatttgatcaaaataaggcaaaacaataatgttgtgaaatataagTATAATTCATAGCTGTattcttttaaaagttttaattcctgtgatggcaaagctgaattttcagcagcgactccagccttcagaaatcattctaataaactGATGTGGTTcctaaaaacatttcttaatattatcaataaAAAGAAGAGTTgggttgcttaatatttttgtggaaacggtgatatatttttttcagaattatttaatgaatagaaagttcaaaagaacagcaattttTTATAATAGAATTTTGACACATTTGATTAATATAATGCATGCTTGttgaataaaatttttattttgattataaaaATTGTATTGATCCCAAAGGTTTGATTAGTGTTTGATCAGTGTACATTATCtagttttatatttttgcagATGGTTCAGACAAATCAACGATCATTTTCGTGTCCGGGGTTGCTGTTACATTCTGTACAAACCTCATGGGAAGCACAAGACGGCAGGAGAGACAGGTGTGTGAATTTTGAATTGCTTTTCATAAGAACAGAGTCTGCAACAGCATATTGTTTTACTAATATACTTTTGATGTAATTTGTTGAGCAGACagtatttcaaatgtattatCCAGTctataaatattttctttagttttctttatatattataaGAGCATATTGTATTGTCTGAAGGTACTTTAGCAGCATGTTGTAGAGCATGTTTCTTCATTCTAGCTGAGGGGGCGCTGCTGAAGCTGACGCAGGGACTTAAAGATGAATCCATGGCCTACATTTACCACTGTCAGAATCACTACTTCTGTCCTGTGGGCTATGAAGCCACACCGCTAAAGGCAGCCAAAGCATACAGGTATAATGTAAAGCAACTTTGGCTTTCATTCACTGCTTTATTAATTCACGTTAGGTTGTTATTGTTGAAAGAAAAAAAGCTAATCAATTAatttgcacttacaaaacatagattttattttttacgtaAATTTTCTGTGTGCCGGAAAAGGAAAACCATTAAACTCTACTGCTTTTATAAGACCCTGTTCCTCTTATCAAGAATTAAGCTAATTTCTTTCTTCATTTTTTAAAGGGGGCCACTGCCACTTAATGAGATGGAGCACTGGATACTTATTGGTGAACCAAGCAGGAAACACCCTGCAATCCACTGTAAAAAGTATGGTTCATTTTATGGAATGGTATTCCTTGGTGAAGTTATAAGTATATATCACGAGGCTCAAATTCTGACCTTTTTTACTATCAGATGGGCAGATATTGTGACAGATCTGAACACTCAGAACCCAGAATACTTAGACATTCGCCACATAGAGAGAGGCATTCAGTATCGCAAAACCAAAAAGGTAAGAAACTTCAGGACTATGGTGATGGTACTTCTACAATAATCTGAATATTATAAAGAATTATGTGTCTGAATGTCTGCTGTAAAGTATAGAAGCGCTAGATAATTCTTGATCTCTTTGTAGGTTGGAGGCAATCTGCATTGCATCATGGCCTTCCAGAGAGTCAACTGGCAAAAGTTGGGACCGTGGGCACTGAATCTGGAAAATCTGAGGCATGATCTCCACCATCAGGCACCAGAACACAGAGGTCAAGCTGCGACAGGGCACGGTTCTGAGGAGCGAGCAGTGAAATGCCTGGGTAGGTCCCTCAGTACGGGGAACAAGTCTGACAGCTCCTGGAAGCGTTTGTCCAACACAGCAGAGTACAGGCACAGAAGCTCTCCAGACAGTGACCTAGATGAAGACATAACTGACTAAATCTAAAGTGTCCCTCCTCTTAAAGAGCCAATTGGGTTTCAACCATTTTAAACAAGAATATTTACCTTCCCAGGTTGTTAGCCACAGTGAAAAGTTAGAATAACATAACATAGATGAAGTTGCAAGCTAAATGGTGTGGTTAATGCTCTGGTAACCATAAGGATGCTGGTTTGATGCCCATAAGGAAGAAGCCATAAGCTTTTGTGGAGGACATCCCTGTAATGCCATCATTTTACAGCTATGTAAACAAATTCCACAGCCCTCAGTAATGTGCTGTTCAATTAAGTTTTTAAATACTTCACAATGGCTCTCTCTCCAAGACTTTGAGACACTTCCTTTAGGTCAAAATGCTGCTTTCTTTCAACTCATTATGGATAATTTAATCATCAAATGAATGTGCAGTTAACTGCACTAAAGGTGTGGTCAAATGtaccatttttatgcaaattcttgcAGGTGAAATCCAGCAAATTTCATTATGAAACCACACAATCCAGAATTTCATGTAATGGTGAATGATTTCCCCAGGTTTAACAGTTGGTTAAAGTTGGTCACACcatgttgaccaacagaaagttgcttggtttgaaagtgatcgTGCTTAATATATTGCTACACTATACACAGCAGACAATTTTTGTCTGCCAAAATTTGTGGCTGCACCTTAAGTGTACCAAGAACATGAAGTGAATATTTGATTTTCAGATCAGTATCATTCAATTTAAGTTATATGCTATTTGGTGGATTTATATGCTACTAATGGTACTGTAGATCATTGGAGTGAAGTATGGAGTGAAAAATGATGTGCTCACAGAAAACTACATAAAAGACTAGACTACACTACACTGAAGACtagatttacatcccgtggtaactaggatttacacaagctccagtctggatccagaacacctgagaagagatgatactGACCATCAgtggacctcagatgatgctaaccctgaatcaacaaacagaactaacaaatattgccacaagtgtgactgcatcatataataattattaataatattaaaaatgttcatcatctggctgactacgtcttgtattcatttttctacaaatcctatcatacgtgcacaaactgacagtcaccacttataagctattactaaatattgtagaaacataattttctgtaaagttgctttgtaatgatttgtattgtaaaaagcgctatacaaataaacttgaattgaactagTTCTACTAATGCATAAACAAAAATGGCTTAGTGTaagtataaacaaatacaaactaAGTCAAGGTCGTCATAAAGATATCAGACTGTTTAATGATGTGACCATTTGATATTTCAGTGGATCAGATTCTGGTTATCATTAAGTGACATGGTCCAATAAGATGGTGCCATCTTATTGTAAATAGCAACTTGAAGGATTACACTCTCGTTCTTTGTCAAACGCGCTGTAAGCTAAGATTGCATGATTGCTTCCATGTCATGTGAACTGTGATTTGTTTTTCCTTTAACACAGCAACATCTTATGTATAATGTTAAAGTCATCACAAATCTCATACTCATGTGAATCTAGtctattattattgtattctttttatttttaaataaaatatttatacacctTCGTGTACATCACTGCATTATTTCAGAATAAACTAAATGATGTCATGTTGTTGTTTCAGCTCAGTTATATCAGCAGGACCAACACGACAGCAGCCACCTGTTGACAGAAAACAGATGTGTGTGAGTCAGTGCAACAGGAAAGAACAAGTCATAGTATATGTTTACAGTAAAGCTTATTTactggtacaaaaaaaaaaaaaccaaccaaTCCACAAAGCCCCTTGTTCTTTCCAGTCAAGACTTAGTTTGGCAAATGATGTCCGTTTCTCGATTTTCCATCTGAAATAGCCACAGAACAGCCACTTACATAATGAAACTATTGAGACAAATTGTTATTTATGATCCAAGTAAATAAATTCAGGGTTCCTACATTTTACCAATCAGTTTCCACGATTTTGCAGCCATTTGTGGTAAATGGATtatgatgatttatttatttattttatatacactatCATTTATATAGTCTCTTATGcatgccaaggctgcatttatataaaaaaaaacactaaaaactaatattgcacaatattattacaattttaaacaactgttatctgttttaatatatcataaatattatttattcatatggtaaagctgattttttttgcaGCCATTACTCCGGTGTTCattgtcacatgttccttcagaatttattctaatatcctgattttggtgctcaagaaatatttctcataaatgttgaaaacagtaagtaaatgaaatgtatttatatagcacgtTCCaagacataaaaatgtaaatatgttcataaaatactaaaaagataaatgcttgtgctgattaatatttttgtggaaaccatgatactttatttgggattctttgatgaataggaatttcaaaagaacagccttgatttgaaattgtatttattttgataaataaatgtatttattttttttttttaatctgattccAAACTTCTGTCGAAAAGAGAGAGATGGAGCAAAGCGCAATTATCTAAGATAGGGGATTTCTGTGATgaaatagtaaaatataaatgtttttttttcttcccctctTGGTCtggaaaatatcattttaaaattaattttttcaaTGGAAACACAATCAATGGAATGAATAACTTACTATTCCAACTTACTGATTAAACCTACCCTGTCTTGGGGTCCCATCCTTCTCCACTATTAGGGTAGACCACCCAGCTCAAATCTGCTTTCTTGTGTGACTTGGCTGACTCTAGAAGCGGTTCCACTAACGGAGCGGGACAGCAGTTCACCCCCACTGCAACCAGCTGTGAGGACCTACAAGCCACCTGAACCGCCTCAGAAAATCTCCTCCCGCTTGAAATATTCTGAAAGTCCTGAAAcacattaattgcattaatagCAATGTCTGACTCATTTGTTTTAATCAGAGCATAAACAACTGCACGTGTTTTATGAATGAAATTTGTTGCTAGATTTCATGAAATATAATGCTGTGTATGTAATTCATGGAAAGCGTATACATTGATATCAGTCACCTTACAAGAAAAGGAAAGCCAGGCTTTAGCTTCTGGAAATTCTCGGAGTACTTCCACCAAAGCCTCCGCCTCTTTGAGACCTGGAATGGTCTCCATGGCAACAAGATCAGCTCCGGCTTTTACTAAGCACTGGATCTGTGGACGATGCCAGTCTTTCAGCTCCTAAAACAAAAGAGAGAACATGCACTTGAAATTCTAATGTGTTGGCAGATTGGGTGGATGAAGAGTTTCAGCCTGCATTACCTCCATTGTCATCTTGTCCTCATAGGCCCCTGTATACTCAGACCCATCATGTAAAAATGCCCCATATGGTCCCACTGAACCTGCAACCACAGGCTCTCTTCTGTCTTCTGTgggaattaatttaatttaagattcAATTGTAGCTGGTGTCTCTACATTTTCTCCAGAAACTAGACAGAATTCATGATTTAGTAGGCTTGCAACACACCTGATATGGGTGAGTGAGACATGAACTCACGGATGGTCTCTTTTGCCAGCTGAACCCCTGATATTATCATCTGCTGAGCCTCCTCAGGCCGGACACCAAGATATTTCACGAATCCCTCAATGCTGGCCTGATATGTGGCTGTTGTTATGACATCAGAACCGCTTTTAAGAAATCTATTAAAACAAGTCAAATCGATCATtcattaaatatgaaatagttcTTAGAAGTCATAGAAGAGGCATACAGAAATAATAAATGACCGATAGGAAAGAGAGAATTTAGgttcaaaattataaaatgtacattACAGCATCACAGTAAAAATAGTCAAATTGTGAAATAGCTATActttattatgtttgtttgtacGGATGTGTatgcctttttaaaaatattttttccatagTTTGCACTTGTCTTGGC
This is a stretch of genomic DNA from Carassius carassius chromosome 10, fCarCar2.1, whole genome shotgun sequence. It encodes these proteins:
- the LOC132151305 gene encoding basic immunoglobulin-like variable motif-containing protein, with protein sequence MPNTAESEGAKVSARTGQEAPSRAPAREDERERSFLSPMTPDALRVRRASSAELQLPWTCPVTHSREKFYTVCSDYALLNRARPIITSEDGPPTNPDTTAATPSQSHSGGISMSLDGNCDMEVVSSSNKPVLAWEIDTSDFDVVLTRKARTSNLKKFNSKKMKSSDRPSRNLQDLPPQASLEEIKQRKVLDLRRWYCISRPQYKTSCGISSLVSCWNFLYSTLGAGSLPPMSQEEALHILGFQPPFEDIKFGPFTGNATLIRWFRQINDHFRVRGCCYILYKPHGKHKTAGETAEGALLKLTQGLKDESMAYIYHCQNHYFCPVGYEATPLKAAKAYRGPLPLNEMEHWILIGEPSRKHPAIHCKKWADIVTDLNTQNPEYLDIRHIERGIQYRKTKKVGGNLHCIMAFQRVNWQKLGPWALNLENLRHDLHHQAPEHRGQAATGHGSEERAVKCLGRSLSTGNKSDSSWKRLSNTAEYRHRSSPDSDLDEDITD
- the zgc:172121 gene encoding homocysteine S-methyltransferase YbgG; protein product: METSPFILDGGLATELEASGFQLQGDPLWSARILHTNPQAIKDVHFRFLKSGSDVITTATYQASIEGFVKYLGVRPEEAQQMIISGVQLAKETIREFMSHSPISEDRREPVVAGSVGPYGAFLHDGSEYTGAYEDKMTMEELKDWHRPQIQCLVKAGADLVAMETIPGLKEAEALVEVLREFPEAKAWLSFSCKDFQNISSGRRFSEAVQVACRSSQLVAVGVNCCPAPLVEPLLESAKSHKKADLSWVVYPNSGEGWDPKTGWKIEKRTSFAKLSLDWKEQGALWIGGCCRVGPADITELKQQHDII